One Massilia sp. 9096 genomic window carries:
- the kdgD gene encoding 5-dehydro-4-deoxyglucarate dehydratase → MNPQELKQTLSHGLLSFPITDFDANGDFRPDTYAERLEWLAPYGATALFAAGGTGEFFSLTHDEYSQVIKTAVDTCAGKVAILAGAGGPTRSAIAFAREAQRLGAKGILLLPHYLTEAGQDGLIAHVEAVCKSVEIGVVVYNRAQCRLTPASLAILADRCPNLIGFKDGLGDIELMMQIWRRMGDRFSYLGGLPTAEVYAAAYKALGVPVYSSAVFNFLPRLAMQFYQAIAADDHAAQNRMLDEFFLPYLEIRNRKPGYAVSIVKAGARLVGHDGGPVRAPLTDLTPEECDMLHKLIVAQGAQ, encoded by the coding sequence ATGAATCCGCAAGAACTCAAGCAAACCCTGTCGCATGGCCTGCTGTCCTTCCCGATCACCGACTTCGACGCGAACGGCGACTTCCGCCCGGACACCTATGCCGAGCGCCTCGAATGGCTGGCCCCGTACGGCGCGACCGCGCTGTTCGCCGCCGGCGGCACCGGCGAGTTCTTCTCGCTGACGCATGACGAGTACTCGCAGGTGATCAAGACGGCGGTCGACACCTGCGCCGGCAAGGTGGCGATCCTGGCCGGCGCCGGCGGCCCGACCCGCAGCGCGATCGCCTTCGCCCGGGAAGCCCAGCGCCTCGGCGCCAAGGGCATCCTGCTGCTGCCGCACTACCTGACCGAGGCCGGCCAGGACGGCCTGATCGCGCACGTCGAAGCCGTCTGCAAGTCGGTCGAGATCGGCGTGGTCGTGTACAACCGCGCGCAGTGCCGCTTGACGCCTGCCTCGCTGGCGATCCTGGCCGACCGCTGCCCCAACCTGATCGGCTTCAAGGACGGCCTGGGCGACATCGAACTGATGATGCAGATCTGGCGCCGCATGGGCGACCGCTTCAGCTACCTGGGCGGCCTGCCGACCGCCGAAGTGTATGCCGCGGCCTACAAGGCGCTGGGCGTGCCGGTGTACTCGTCGGCCGTGTTCAACTTCCTGCCCAGGCTGGCGATGCAGTTCTACCAGGCCATCGCCGCCGACGACCACGCCGCCCAGAACCGCATGCTGGACGAATTCTTCTTGCCCTACCTGGAGATCCGCAACCGCAAGCCGGGCTACGCGGTCAGCATCGTCAAGGCCGGCGCGCGCCTGGTCGGCCACGACGGCGGTCCGGTGCGCGCGCCGCTGACCGACCTGACGCCGGAGGAATGCGACATGCTGCACAAGCTGATCGTCGCCCAGGGCGCGCAGTAA
- a CDS encoding MFS transporter — MNRHRIGNYRWAICALLFFATTVNYLDRQVLSLLAPSLSKSFGWSNSDYADIAAAFQFVYAIALLFAGRIVDRLGTKLAYALAISVWSLGAVLHAYSLEFGDALKALLSPLGLGTASASVLGFIAARSILAIGEAGNFPAAIRASAEYFPRRERSLAVGIFNSGANIGAILAPLSVPPIAALWGWRAAFVWIGAIGFLWIVFWFLYFDDPARQRRLSRAELDYIRADDAPSSAPGRQAARDCNDAPAVATPPRTGWLALLRLRQTWAFVAGKFMTDGVWWFFLFWLPKYLTDKYAMAATDMVLPLAVLYSMTMVGSIGGGWWPAAFMKRGHGAFESRMKAMLRIAFFPLLVLLAQPLGEHGYWAPVLLIGIGASAHQAWSCNLLTISSDLFPRHCVASVVGIGGLAGGIGGVLVTKIGGLLFDHYGALGDIQTGYMIMFAFCALAYLVAWAIMRILVPARLGAARMPEELVNA; from the coding sequence ATGAACCGCCACCGCATCGGCAACTACCGCTGGGCCATCTGCGCCTTGCTGTTCTTCGCCACCACCGTCAACTACCTGGACCGCCAGGTCCTGAGCCTGCTCGCGCCCTCACTGTCCAAGTCCTTCGGCTGGTCCAACAGCGACTACGCCGACATCGCCGCCGCCTTCCAGTTCGTGTATGCGATCGCGCTGCTGTTCGCCGGGCGCATCGTCGACCGGCTCGGCACCAAGCTGGCGTACGCGCTGGCGATCAGCGTGTGGTCGCTTGGCGCCGTGCTGCACGCGTATTCGCTCGAATTCGGCGACGCCCTGAAGGCGCTGCTGTCGCCGCTCGGACTGGGCACGGCCTCGGCCTCGGTGCTCGGCTTCATCGCCGCGCGTTCGATCCTGGCGATCGGCGAGGCCGGCAACTTCCCGGCCGCGATCCGCGCCAGCGCCGAGTACTTCCCCAGGCGCGAGCGTTCGCTGGCGGTCGGGATCTTCAATTCCGGCGCCAACATCGGCGCGATCCTGGCGCCCTTGAGCGTGCCGCCGATCGCCGCTCTGTGGGGCTGGCGCGCGGCGTTCGTCTGGATCGGCGCGATCGGCTTCCTGTGGATCGTGTTCTGGTTCCTGTACTTCGACGACCCGGCGCGCCAGCGCCGCCTGTCGCGCGCGGAGCTCGACTACATCCGCGCCGACGACGCGCCGTCATCCGCGCCGGGCCGCCAGGCTGCACGCGACTGCAACGACGCCCCCGCCGTGGCCACGCCGCCGCGCACCGGCTGGCTGGCGCTGCTGCGCCTGCGCCAGACCTGGGCCTTCGTGGCCGGCAAGTTCATGACCGACGGCGTGTGGTGGTTCTTCCTGTTCTGGCTGCCCAAGTACCTGACCGACAAGTACGCGATGGCCGCAACCGACATGGTGCTGCCGCTCGCGGTCCTGTACAGCATGACGATGGTCGGCAGCATCGGCGGCGGCTGGTGGCCGGCGGCGTTCATGAAGCGCGGCCACGGCGCGTTCGAGAGCCGCATGAAAGCCATGCTGCGCATCGCCTTCTTTCCGCTGCTGGTGCTGCTGGCGCAGCCGCTGGGCGAACACGGCTACTGGGCGCCGGTGCTCCTGATCGGCATCGGCGCGTCGGCGCACCAGGCCTGGTCGTGCAACCTGCTGACGATCAGCTCGGACCTGTTCCCGCGCCATTGCGTGGCTTCGGTGGTCGGCATCGGCGGGCTGGCCGGCGGTATCGGCGGCGTGCTGGTCACCAAGATCGGCGGCCTGCTGTTCGACCATTACGGCGCGCTCGG